From Vanrija pseudolonga chromosome 1, complete sequence, a single genomic window includes:
- the aclI_2 gene encoding putative aminotransferase aclI, whose translation MTPVQVPVEATTAALAAASLKESGTQHKSALNETFTIPSPNHAVVGEWADAVKNYKGPPISDRAKGCSVHDTTEKLDALFRTSADPEENPDGAVSLALAENSLMINEYHAYFKKAFSENFTLTDMGYGNQSSGSARLNKAIASYWNDHFHPITPIEPDDIVTGPGATGILDQLLQTLVDPGEGILIPAPHYNGFFVNMVARSGTKVISVNCSQEDCLSDRIFDVLEEAKAKAEAAGTPIRVVVRTLPSDAADPQMLCSPHNPYGQTLDKATIVAYARFAEKHNLHLIADEIYALSVYDNENLPNAAPFISVASLDFEKETGAPFDKSRVHIVYSVSKDFGANGLRIGCVISQHNPVVLRALLHTVFLMKVSSAADVIFSSLLNDRETLHRFTAQNRKLLTEAAKHTREWFEERGCKPLQTNAGHFILVDIRPRTGITTFEEERNFVRKCMANGVMVSPASNYLYHTPGWLRVTFSVDRATLDVGLERLGKNLDEWKK comes from the exons ATGACCCCCGTCCAAGTCCCCGTTGAGgccacgaccgccgcgctcgccgccgcgtccctcAAGGAGAGCGGCACGCAGCACAAGTCAGCGCTCAATGAGACGTTCACCATCCCGAGCCCGAACCACGCCGTcgtgggcgagtgggccgaCGCAGTCAAGAACTACAAGGGCCCGCCCATCAGCGACCGCGCCAAGGGCTGCTCGGTGCACGACACGACTgagaagctcgacgcgctgttCCGGACCT CCGCCGACCCGGAGGAGAACCCCGATGGCGCGGtcagcctcgcgctcgccgagaacTCGCTCATGATCAACGAGTACCATGCT TACTTCAAGAAGGCGTTCAGCGAGAACTTCACCCTCACCGACATGGGCTACGGCAACCAGTCGAGCGGGTCGGCGCGCCTCAACAAGGCGATCGCGTCGTACTGGAACGA CCACTTCCACCCCATTACCCCGATCGAGCCGGACGACATCGTCACTGGCCCCGGAGCGACGGGTATCCTCGACCAGCTGCTCCAGACGCTCGTCGACCCAGGAGAGGGTATCTTGATTCCTGCGCCTCA CTACAATGGGTTCTTTGTCAACATGGTCGCGAGGTCGGGCACCAAGGTCATCTCAGTCAACTGCTCGCAGGAGGACTGCTTGAGCGATCGCATCttcgacgtgctcgaggaagccaaggccaaggccgaggcggccggcacgccgattcgcgtcgtcgtgcgtaCTTTGCCCTCGgacgccgctgacccccagaTGCTCTGCTCCCCACACAACCCGTACGGCCAGACGCTGGACAAGGCGACGATTGTGGCGTACGCTCGGTTTGCCGAGAAGCACAACCTCCACCTGATTGCCGATGAGATCTACGCCCTGAGCGTGTACGACAACGAGA accttcccaacgccgcgccgttcaTCTCGGTCGCGAGCCTCGACTTCGAGAAGGAGACGGGCGCGCCGTTCGACAAGTCGCGCGTGCACATCGTGTACTCTGTCAGCAAGGACTTTGGCGCCAACGGCCTGCGCATCGGCTGCGTGATCAGCCAGCACAACCCCGtcgtgctgcgcgcgctcctgCACACCGTTTTCTTGATGAAGgtgtcctcggccgccgacgtcatcttctcgtcgctgctcaaTGACCGCGAGACCCTCCACCGCTTCACGGCGCAGAACCGCAAGCTGCtgaccgaggcggcgaagCACACGCGCGAGTGGTTCGAGGAGCGCGGGTGCAAACCGCTGCAGACGAATGC TGGCCActtcatcctcgtcgacatccgCCCCCGCACAGGCATCACGACGTTCGAAGAGGAGCGCAACTTTGTGCGCAAGTGCATGGCCAACGGCGTCATGGTGTCGCCTGCGTCAAACTACCTCTACCACACGCCGGGATGGCTGCGTGTGACCTTCTCGGTGGACCGCGCGACGCTGGACGTaggcctcgagcgcctcggcaagAATCTCGACGAGTGGAAGAAGTAG
- the sce3 gene encoding putative RNA-binding protein sce3: MPPKKQKGQKMNLSDFFETTASSNWADEMESLPTAPAARADTGPRRGEPGYLESMPDRSARPAFGGGPVRDELPLPDVPPFTAFVGNLTFETDEEELRAFFAGQDPKSVRLVKDSEGKLKGFGYVEFNTRDGLATALSMSGTQLGGRTVRVNVAEAPSTSNRRDFAPSAADEASQWRRATPLVARQPEPPRRTFSGASDGGDRDWSAARGAKFTPSRESSGYGRPRDGHEQREPREPRDLTPSAADDADQWRSNKTFVQPPAPQVGGRGPREPREPRDAPPHRPAGPADTESTWSRGTRSPAQRAEPAEPQRPRLNLQARSAAAATGSPEPASSSKASPFGAAKPVDSAAREAEAAAHAEQRRKEKAAGAAKAKEDAEKAKAAQQAKRDAERAAQPKRVHPSRLPAKETKEAAPDADGFEQVAASRAQRETAAASAPAPKPATKATAGFSFAAAASALDNDEVDDVADKVADVSV, from the exons atgc CACCCAAAAAGCAAAAGGGACAGAAGATGAACCTCAGCGACTTCTTCGAGACGACGG CGTCGAGCAACTGGGCCGATGAGATGGAGAGCCTCCCCACCGCGC ctgccgcgcgcgccgacactggccctcgccgcggcgagcccgGATACCTCGAGAGCATGCCGGACCGCTCTGCGCGCCCggcgttcggcggcggcccggtccgcgacgagctccccctccccgacGTGCCGCCATTCACGGCCTTTGTGGGCAACCTGACGTTTGAGActgatgaggaggagctgcgcgccTTCTTTGCCGGCCAGGACCCCAAGAgcgtccgcctcgtcaaggacAGCGAGGGCAAGCTCAAGGGCTTTGGCTACGTCGAGTTCAAcacgcgcgacggcctcgctACCGCCCTCAGCATGTCGGGCACCCAGCTTGGCGGAAGGACCGTGAGGGTCAACGTTGCCGAGGCTC cctcgacctcgaacCGTCGCGACTtcgccccctcggccgctgACGAGGCTTCGcagtggcgccgcgcgaccccCCTCGTGGCCCGCCAGCCCGAGCCTCCCCGCCGCACCTTCTCTGGCGCATCAGACGGTGGCGACCGCGACTGGTCGGCTGCCCGCGGCGCCAAGTTCACCCCTTCGCGCGAGTCGTCGGGCTACGGCCGCCCCCGTGACGGCCACGAGCAGCGTGAGCCTCGCGAGCCCCGCGACCTCACCCCCtcggctgccgacgacgccgaccagtGGCGCTCAAACAAGACGTTTGTCCAGCCCCCCGCTCCCCAGGTTGGTGGCCGCGGTCCCCGCGAGCCCCGTGAGCCCCGTGATGCCCCTCCCCATCGCCCTGCCGGccccgccgacaccgagtcgACT TGGTCCCGAGgcacccgctcgcccgctcagcgtgccgagcccgccgagccccaGCGTCCCCGACTCAACCTCCAGgcccgctccgccgccgccgccactggctCCCCCGAGCCCGCTTCGTCGTCCAAGGCGTCGCCGTTCGGTGCTGCCAAGcccgtcgactcggcggcccgtgaggccgaggctgctgcccacgccgagcagcgccgcaaggagaaggctgctggcgccgccaaggccaaggaggacgctgagaaggccaaggccgcacagcaggccaagcgcgatgccgagcgtgccgcccagcccaagcGTGTCCACCCTTCTCGTCTGCCCGCCAAGGAGACCAAGGAGGCTGCTcctgacgccgacggctttgagcaggtcgccgctagccgcgcgcagcgcgagacCGCGGCTGCatctgcgccggcgcccaagcccgccaccaaggcgacggcgggcttCTCGTTTGCGGCTGCTGCTagcgcgctcgacaacgacgaggttgacgatGTTGCTGACAAGGTTGCCGACGTGTCGGTTTAG
- the CHS1_1 gene encoding Chitin synthase 1, translating to MDPRNPYNDPGAATGNGAQGYPPGAGHLDVGQSQPQTQPEAAPSWASRPVASGPPTRAPSPTHNGRWEESEEHQSLTQNAIPAGGYSNPYEPTAYDQNPYASNPAPYEAGNAAPGAQAPASGSGGGRIRFGGTPRPGRSPAPPYSYPPNADGRYAPLDSELDLPAGGYNGGGYNGGGYNGGGPLPPGVGPSGPYAFLDMPVAMPAGSRAARDHEFMQRQNTTLRRGMTRKVKLTAGHWIQEYAVPTAISAKVESQYLAQGQKNEFTHMRYTAATCDPDDFTVENGWNLRAKQWGRETELLIAVTSYNEDKVLYSRTLHALMENIRDICNTKASKHWRSCAESGRPAWQRITICLVADGLEPMDTSVLDLLATVGVFQDGIMKKSVNNKPTVAHIFEYTTQLSVNAKLQYVVPTPGDKEPLVPVQIIFVLKQANAKKINSHRWLFNAIGRQLNPDICVLLDAGTKPGHKAVYYLLTLQNNNNLGGACGEIHAMIEKGKKLINPLVAAQNFEYKMSNILDKPLESSFGYVSVLPGAFSAYRFKAIQGRPLEQYFHGDHTMAARLGKKGVNGMGIFTKNMFLAEDRILCFELVAKAGCKWTLAYVKPSKAETDVPEQAAELIGQRRRWLNGSFAASVYATIRFYRIYRSSHNPIRMFFFHIQALYNIANLIFAWFALANMWLTFSLIIQLLPNIPNPVFIFGNLTIVSSIPIGGTDQQTHWVNLALEWIYLAFLALQFIMALGNRPKGEKGLYILTFVVYAILSAYLIVCSIWLSVKAFANALNAGGATTALQKLGNLVQASNGVLVAALASTIGIYLIASIMYADPWHMFSSFPQYLLMAPSFTNVLNVYAFCNLHDVSWGTKGSDKAEALPDVKTGEKGDAVEETTMDEGDLNKSFEETVKRTTTPLKIVVEKETPNMDDQNKTFRTRLVAVWLLSNGALAIFIQFANGIDMAASQAAKCFGQDQSNGVNFNFTSTKICVSNAVQLQDTDLHNKQQAYFAFLLWATFGLTAVRFVGCLWFWIKRQGGRWFRKN from the exons ATGGACCCGCGCAATCCATACAACGACCCAGGCGCAGCCACAGGCAACGGCGCGCAGGGCTACCCACCTGGCGCTggccacctcgacgtcggccagTCCCAGCCCCAGACTCAGCCCGAGGCAGCCCCCAGCTGGGCGTCTCGCCCCGTCGCCTCTGGACCCCCAACCCGtgccccgtcgccgacgcacaACGGTCGCTGGGAGGAATCCGAGGAGCACCAGTCCCTCACCCAAAA tGCCATCCCTGCGGGCGGCTACTCGAACCCGTACGAGCCCACTGCGTATGACCAGAACCCGTACGCTTCGAACCCGGCCCCGTACGAAGCAGGAAACGCTGCACCAGGCGCCCAGGCCCCCGCCTcaggtagtggtggtggtcgcaTTCGCTTCGGTGGCACTCCTCGCCCCGGCCGCTCACCTGCGCCGCCCTACTCGTACCCAcccaacgccgacggccgctATGCACCCCTCGACTCGGAGCTCGACCTTCCGGCTGGTGGCTACAACGGCGGTGGCTACAATGGTGGCGGCTacaacggcggcggaccCCTGCCCCCTGGTGTGGGCCCCAGCGGACCCTATGCCTTCCTTGACATGCCCGTCGCCATGCCCGCGGgctcgcgcgcagcccgTGACCACGAGTTCATGCAGCGTCAGAACACAACCTTGCGCCGCGGCATGACCCGCAAGGTCAAGCTCACTGCTGGCCACTGGATTCAAGAGTACGCCGTCCCAACCGCTATCTCCGCCAAGGTCGAGAGCCAGTACCTCGCCCAAGGGCAGAAGAACGAATTTACCCACATGCGTTACACTGCTGCCACTTGCGACCCCGATGACTTTACGGTCGAGAACGGGTGGAACCTTCGTGCAAAGCAGTGGGGACGCGAGACCGAGCTTCTGATTGCCGTGACGAGCT ACAATGAGGACAAGGTGCTCTATTCTCGTACCCTTCACGCACTCATGGAAAACATTCGCGACATTTGCAACACCAAGGC GTCCAAGCACTGGAGAAGCTGCGCCGAGTCTGGTAGGCCAGCATGGCAGCGTATCACCatctgcctcgtcgccgatgGTCTTGAGCCTATGGACACGTCGGTGCTTGACCTTCTCGCTACTGTTGGTGTCTTCCAGGACGGTATCATGAAGAAGTCGGTCAACAACAAGCCCACCGTGGCCCACATCTTCGAGTACACCACCCAGTTATCGGTCAATGCCAAGCTCCAGTACGTCGTCCCCACTCCGGGTGACAAGGAGCCCCTCGTCCCGGTGCAGATCATCTTTGTCCTCAAGCAGGCCAACGCCAAGAAGATCAACTCGCACAGGTGGCTGTTCAATGCCATTGGTCGTCAGCTCAACCCCGACATCTGTgtcctgctcgacgccggtACCAAGCCAGGCCACAAGGCCGTCTATTACC TACTGACATTGcagaacaacaacaatctGGGTGGCGCTTGTGGCGAGATTCACGCCATGATCGAAAAGGGCAAGAAGCTCATCAACCCGCTCG TCGCTGCTCAGAACTTTGAGTACAAGATGTCCAACATCCTCGACAAGCCGCTTGAAAGCTCCTTTGGCTACGTGTCGGTGCTTCCCGGTGCCTTCTCAGCGTATCGCTTCAAGGCGATCCAGGGCCGCCCACTCGAGCAGTACTTCCACGGTGACCACACCATGGCCGCACGCCTGGGCAAGAAGGGAGTCAACGGCATGGGCATCTTCACCAAGAACATGTTCCTTGCCGAGGACCGTATCCTCTgcttcgagctcgtcgccaaggccggctGCAAGTGGACGCTCGCGTACGTCAAGCCCTCCAAGGCCGAGACCGACGTgcccgagcaggccgccgagctcatcggtcagcgccgtcgctggcTCAACGGTTCCTTTGCTGCCTCTGTG TACGCCACCATCCGCTTCTACCGCATCTACAGAAGCTCGCACAACCCAATCCGCATGTTCTTCTTCCACATTCAGGCCCTCTACAACATTGCCAACCTCATCTTTGCGTGGTTTGCCCTCGCCAACATGTGGCTCACCTTCTCGCTCATCATCCAGCTGCTTCCCAACATCCCAAACCCGGTTTTCATCTTTGGCAACCTTACGATTGTGAGCAGCATACCCATTGGCGGCACTGACCAACAGACGCACTGGGTGAACTTAGCCCTCGAGTGGATCTaccttgccttcctcgcaCTGCAGTTCATTATGGCCCTCGGCAACCGCcccaagggcgagaaggggCTGTACATTTTGACTTTCGT CGTCTATGCCATTCTGTCGGCCTATCTCATCGTGTGCTCTATCTGGCTTTCGGTCAAAGCGTTCGCCAACGCGCTGAATGCGGGCGGGGCGACTACGGCGTTGCAGAAGCTGGGCAACCTCGTCCAAGCCTCGAATGGTGTGCTCGTGGCCGCCCTCGCGTCCACCATTGGTATCTACCTCATCGCGTCGATCATGTACGCCGACCCATGGCACATGTTCTCCTCCTTCCCTCAGTACCTG CTCATGGCCCCGAGTTTCACCAATGTGCTCAACGTCTACGCCTTCTGCAACCTGCACGACGTGTCGTGGGGCACCAAGGGAAGTGACAAGGCCGAAGCGCTGCCGGATGTGAAGACTGGCGAGAAGGGCGATGCGGTCGAGGAAACCACGATGGACGAGGGTGACTTGAACAAGTCGTTCGAGGAGACTGTCAAGCGTACGACTACTCCACTTAAGATTGTTGTCGAAAAGGAGACGCCCAACATGGAT GACCAAAACAAGACGTTCCGTACCAGGCTTGTGGCTGTGTGGCTCCTGAGCAACGGTGCGCTCGCCATTTTTATCCAGTTCGCCAACGGCATCGACATGGCGGCGTCGCAGGCCGCCAAGTGCTTTGGACAGGACCAGTCCAATGGTGTGAACTTCAACTTCACTTCGACCAAGATCTGCGTCTCCAACGCTGTCCAGCTTCAGGACACGGATCTCCACAACAAGCAGCAG GCCTACTTCGCGTTCCTCCTCTGGGCCACGTTTGGCCTCACGGCTGTGCGCTTCGTCGGGTGCCTGTGGTTCTGGATCAAGCGCCAGGGCGGCCGCTGGTTCCGCAAGAACTAA
- the gpmA gene encoding 2,3-bisphosphoglycerate-dependent phosphoglycerate mutase produces MPYTLVLLRHGESTWNALNLFTGWVDVPLSDKGRAEATRGGELLREKKITPDILHTSLLKRAIVTANLALEAANLDWIPVRRDWRLNERHYGALQGLDKKATRDKYGDEQFMLWRRSYDMPPPNIDPAAKYSQTREPRYVGDPVPLAECLKDVVARFLPYWHDHIVPDLQSGKTVLVAAHGNSLRALVKHLDGISDHDIAALNIPTGIPLVYELDEDLKPLVKGGTYLDPVAAEASIHAVANQGNGPVAGLTKLAETRVQQCENALWFLLSLPEVAGALERIHLDQGDLALPSAPTSGLERTERAEWWTEYPLDSTSSLLRFLQQGHVMQAAGAQPQPTAVSISEAASTSTFSPRARMEEAHTIVVAQDLGYDEQGGSGSTTPNRPYGDVLDNDAEQPRNTFSHLWHLVSAAIPDEPGAAARAAGTEGEARRQGEGFRDGEGKESFW; encoded by the exons ATGCCCTACACCCTCGTGCTCCTCCGGCACGGCGAGTCGACGTGGAACGCGCTCAACCTCTTCACGGGGTGGGTCGACGTGCCGCTCTCTGACAAGGGCCGCGCGGaggcgacgcgcggcggcgagctgctgcgcgagaaGAAGATCACGCCCGACATTCTGCACACGTCGCTGCTCAAGCGCGCGATCGTGACGGCCAAtctggcgctcgaggcggccaaccTCGACTGGATCCCGGTCCGCCGCGACTGGCGCTTGAATGAGCGGCACTACGGCGCGCTGCAGGGCCTGGACAAGAAGGCCACGCGCGACAAgtacggcgacgagcagttCATGCTCTGGCGCCGCAGCTACgacatgccgccgcccaacATCGACCCGGCGGCAAAGTACTCCCAGACGCGAGAGCCGCGGTACGTTGGCGACCCCGTGCCGCTGGCCGAGTGCCTCAAGGACGTGGTCGCGCGCTTCCTGCCCTACTGGCACGACCACATCGTGCCCGATCTGCAGAGCGGCAAGACGGTGCTTGTGGCCGCGCACGGCAactcgctgcgcgcgctcgtcaagcacCTCGACGGTATCAGCGACCACGACATTGCGGCACTCAATATCCCCACTGGCATCCCGCTGGTctacgagctcgacgaggacctcAAGCCGCTCGTCAAGGGCGGGACGTACCTCGACcccgtggccgccgaggcgtccATCCACGCCGTGGCGAACCAGGGCAA TGGGCCAGTTGCTGGCCTCACGAAACTCGCCGAGACTCGCGTCCAGCAGTGCGAGAACGCCCTGTGGTTCCTCCTCTCGCTGCCCGAGGTGGCTGGGGCACTCGAGAGAATACACCTCGACCAAGGCGAT CTCGCactgccctcggcgccgacctcggggCTGGAACGCACCGAACGCGCAGAGTGGTGGACAGAGTACCCGCTCGACTCTACGtcctccctcctccgctTCCTGCAGCAGGGGCATGTGATGCAGGCCGCAggcgcgcagccgcagcccACGGCGGTATCGATCTCCGAggcagcgtcgacgtcgaccttctcgcccCGCGCAAGGATGGAGGAGGCGCACACGATCGTCGTGGCCCAGGACCTCGGGTACGATGAGCAAGGGggcagcggctcgacgacgcccaaCCGCCCCTATGGCGACGTACTGGACAACGATGCCGAGCAGCCCCGTAACACGTTCAGCCACTTGTGGCACCTCGTCTCGGCTGCCATTCCTGAcgagcccggcgcggcggcgcgtgctgctggGACAGAGGGGGAGGCAAGACGGCAGGGAGAGGGGTTTAGAGATGGAGAGGGGAAGGAGAGCTTCTGGTAG
- the aclI_2 gene encoding putative aminotransferase aclI, whose protein sequence is MTPVQVPVEATTAALAAASLKESGTQHKSALNETFTIPSPNHAVVGEWADAVKNYKGPPISDRAKGCSVHDTTEKLDALFRTSADPEENPDGAVSLALAENSLMINEYHAYFKKAFSENFTLTDMGYGNQSSGSARLNKAIASYWNDHFHPITPIEPDDIVTGPGATGILDQLLQTLVDPGEGILIPAPHYNGFFVNMVARSGTKVISVNCSQEDCLSDRIFDVLEEAKAKAEAAGTPIRVVMLCSPHNPYGQTLDKATIVAYARFAEKHNLHLIADEIYALSVYDNENLPNAAPFISVASLDFEKETGAPFDKSRVHIVYSVSKDFGANGLRIGCVISQHNPVVLRALLHTVFLMKVSSAADVIFSSLLNDRETLHRFTAQNRKLLTEAAKHTREWFEERGCKPLQTNAGHFILVDIRPRTGITTFEEERNFVRKCMANGVMVSPASNYLYHTPGWLRVTFSVDRATLDVGLERLGKNLDEWKK, encoded by the exons ATGACCCCCGTCCAAGTCCCCGTTGAGgccacgaccgccgcgctcgccgccgcgtccctcAAGGAGAGCGGCACGCAGCACAAGTCAGCGCTCAATGAGACGTTCACCATCCCGAGCCCGAACCACGCCGTcgtgggcgagtgggccgaCGCAGTCAAGAACTACAAGGGCCCGCCCATCAGCGACCGCGCCAAGGGCTGCTCGGTGCACGACACGACTgagaagctcgacgcgctgttCCGGACCT CCGCCGACCCGGAGGAGAACCCCGATGGCGCGGtcagcctcgcgctcgccgagaacTCGCTCATGATCAACGAGTACCATGCT TACTTCAAGAAGGCGTTCAGCGAGAACTTCACCCTCACCGACATGGGCTACGGCAACCAGTCGAGCGGGTCGGCGCGCCTCAACAAGGCGATCGCGTCGTACTGGAACGA CCACTTCCACCCCATTACCCCGATCGAGCCGGACGACATCGTCACTGGCCCCGGAGCGACGGGTATCCTCGACCAGCTGCTCCAGACGCTCGTCGACCCAGGAGAGGGTATCTTGATTCCTGCGCCTCA CTACAATGGGTTCTTTGTCAACATGGTCGCGAGGTCGGGCACCAAGGTCATCTCAGTCAACTGCTCGCAGGAGGACTGCTTGAGCGATCGCATCttcgacgtgctcgaggaagccaaggccaaggccgaggcggccggcacgccgattcgcgtcgtc aTGCTCTGCTCCCCACACAACCCGTACGGCCAGACGCTGGACAAGGCGACGATTGTGGCGTACGCTCGGTTTGCCGAGAAGCACAACCTCCACCTGATTGCCGATGAGATCTACGCCCTGAGCGTGTACGACAACGAGA accttcccaacgccgcgccgttcaTCTCGGTCGCGAGCCTCGACTTCGAGAAGGAGACGGGCGCGCCGTTCGACAAGTCGCGCGTGCACATCGTGTACTCTGTCAGCAAGGACTTTGGCGCCAACGGCCTGCGCATCGGCTGCGTGATCAGCCAGCACAACCCCGtcgtgctgcgcgcgctcctgCACACCGTTTTCTTGATGAAGgtgtcctcggccgccgacgtcatcttctcgtcgctgctcaaTGACCGCGAGACCCTCCACCGCTTCACGGCGCAGAACCGCAAGCTGCtgaccgaggcggcgaagCACACGCGCGAGTGGTTCGAGGAGCGCGGGTGCAAACCGCTGCAGACGAATGC TGGCCActtcatcctcgtcgacatccgCCCCCGCACAGGCATCACGACGTTCGAAGAGGAGCGCAACTTTGTGCGCAAGTGCATGGCCAACGGCGTCATGGTGTCGCCTGCGTCAAACTACCTCTACCACACGCCGGGATGGCTGCGTGTGACCTTCTCGGTGGACCGCGCGACGCTGGACGTaggcctcgagcgcctcggcaagAATCTCGACGAGTGGAAGAAGTAG
- the inda1_3 gene encoding Amino-acid permease inda1 — protein MVHDEEKSYNNTHTKGGKYEDEGTVTVAEPSDDYYDPSKESLATRMGLTFESFKRAPGSTRGLVAHGDIPPELQAHDNPQLQQKMKPRHLQMIAVGGSIGTGLFVGSGGALSRGGPAGVLIAWISMGVMLINVTQALGEMAILYPVSGGFYTLASRMLDPSFAFAMGWNYVFQWLTILPLEITVAGNTVQYWNTPVPLGAWITIFYILTILICVLGTLGYAEEEFWSSCLKLVVVVIFIIIGIVCIAGGGPKSGSYGEYVGGRYWKNPGAFAHGFKGVCSVFVTAAFSFAGTELVGLAATETPNPRQTMPSAVKNTFWRITLIYITSLTIIGLALPYDEPLLKVGSGAQASPFVIVMKNAGINGLDHLVNITICISVLSIGLSAVYAGSRTLTALAETGYAPRFFAYVDKAGRPLWSVVLLLATGPLAYINLADVGSQVFDWLLALSGLSTLFTWLAICITHIRFRRAWKVQGHSVEELPFQALGGIYGSYLGSTLIVLIIIAQFYIAVWPLGPTPHGGKAAEVFFLSFLAAPIVLAFWIFGYFWKRGLPRKAKDIDLDTGRKSWLTVEEMRAWRAERRNAPWYVRIYRILFSN, from the exons ATGgtgcacgacgaggagaagagctacaacaacacccacaccaagggcggcaagtacgaggacgagggcaccGTCACGGTTGCCGAGCCGTCCGATGACTACTATGACCCTAGCAAGGAGAGCCTCGCGACGCGCATGGGCCTCACGTTTGAGAGCTtcaagcgcgcgccgggcagTACCCG tggcctcgtcgcccacgGTGACATCCCGCCCGAGCTGCAGGCACACGACAACCCGCAGCTGCAGCAGAAGATGAAGCCGCGCCACCTGCAGATGATTGCCGTCGGCGGGTCGATCGGCACAGGTCTGTttgtcggctcgggcggcgcgctctcgcgcggcggccccgcCGGTGTCCTCATCGCCTGGATCAGCATGGGCGTCATGCTCATCAACGTCACCCAGGCCCTCGGTGAAATGGCTATTCTGTACCCCGTCTCGGGCGGCTTCTAcacgctcgcctcgcgcatGCTCGACCCCTCGTTCGCCTTCGCCATGGGCTGGAACTATGTCTTCCAGTGGCTCACCATCCTCCCGCTCGAAATTACGGTTGCTGGCAACACGGTGCAGTACTGGAACACGCCGGTGCCACTCGGCGCATGGATCACCATCTTCTACATCCTGACCATT CTCATCTGCGTGCTCGGTACACTAGGCTACGCCGAGGAAGAGTTCTGGTCGTCGTgcctcaagctcgtcgtagtcgtcATCTTCATCATCATCGGCATCGTGTGCATCGCTGGTGGCGGCCCCAAGAGCGGCTCGTACGGCGAGTACGTCGGCGGCAGGTACTGGAAGAACCCCGGCGCCTTCGCGCACGGCTTCAAGGGTGTGTGTTCCGTCTTCGTGACTGCCGCCTTCTCGTtcgccggcaccgagctCGTGGGCCTTGCTGCCACCGAGACGCCCAACCCCCGCCAGACGATGCCCTCGGCCGTCAAGAACACCTTCTGGCGCATCACCCTCATCTACATCACCTCGCTCACCATCAtcggccttgccctcccCTACGACGAGCCCCTCCTCAAGGTCGGCTCGGGTGCCCAGGCCTCGCCCTTCGTCATTGTCATGAAGAACGCTGGGATCAACGGTCTCGACC ACCTTGTCAACATCACCATCTGCATCTCGGTCCTTTCGATCGGTCTCTCGGCCGTCTACGCCGGCAGCCGTACCCTCACTGCTCTCGCCGAGACGGGCTACGCCCCCCGCTTCTTCGCCTACGTCGACAAGGCTGGTCGCCCTCTCTGGTcggtcgtcctcctcctcgctaCCGGCCCGCTCGCGTACatcaacctcgccgacgtcggctcGCAGGTGTTCGACtggctcctcgccctctcggGTCTGTCCACCCTCTTCACCTGGCTCGCCATCTGCATCACCCACATCCGCTTCCGCCGCGCCTGGAAGGTCCAGGGCCACtcggtcgaggagctcccCTTCCAGGCCCTCGGTGGCATCTACGGCTCGTACCTCGGCTCGACGctcatcgtcctcatcatcatcgcccAGTTCTACATTGCCGTCTGGCCCCTCGGCCCCACCCCGCACGGaggcaaggccgccgaggtctTCTTCCTCTCGTTCCTCGCTGCCCCCATCGTCCTCGCCTTCTGGATCTTCGGATACTTCTGGAAGCGCGGTCTCCcccgcaaggccaaggacatTGACCTCGACACTGGCCGCAAGAGCTGGCTCACCGTCGAGGAGATGCGCGCGTGGCGTGCTGAGCGCAGGAATGCGCCTTGGTACGTTCGTATCTACCGCATCCTCTTCTCCAACTAG